The DNA region CTCTAAAGCGTGGCATATGACTTGGCATTTCAGTATAATTTCCCAAACTGCTGGACTGACTCAAGCGTTATTGTAGCTAGGCATAGATAAGAAATGGCCATTCACCATGAACACGGGCAAGTTACTCAAAATTATAGATGGATTCCTTCGCCACAtagatagataattttaaatgatatataaaatagtgGCCACATATAACTTGTTCCCTAGCTAGCTACTTACTTACAATGGTTTCTGTAAACATCTAAgatcaatttagtttgatattGAACCACTTGAGCCTTGTAAATATTAAGCTCCATCTCCATGATTTTGATTTCCCTTAATTTGCTCTCAATCTCGGCCTTCTTACATGCTGCAATAACTTCATACAATTCCTTCAAAACAGATTCATCTATGCCTGAGTTGTCAGAGTTAAACTGTTTTATCTCCTTTATGTAaaccaaatttttcttcaagtcCATCCCTCCCTTGAAATTAAAGAAATGAcgataataatataaatatacaagaAAGAAAACTTTACAAGTAGTAAATGCCAGATTGATTACCTTTGCTCCACAACTCCAATCAATGGGTATTTCAGAATTATCAACAATCAgccaacatatatatatatatatatatatatatataaattattaagaagATGGCAAAGCTTGAGGTTGCATTGCATTGGGAAGGTAATTAAGCtctttccaattaataataattatcctTATTACTGCTTAAAGAAGACAGAAAGTTGAGCCTAGAGAAATCAAAAGTTGCATAATGCTTTAAAAATACTTTCTTGTTACGTGTTCCAATGTATGCCATTTCAAAATCTCATTTAATTATTCTTTCAACATTCATTTTTACgcaaacaaattaaacattcAACAAACTCTAGGTTTAGGTTTaaaatcaaatccataaataaaattaaacgtAACTAAATTATCTAGTAAGAATTAAAGTTtgtgattaatatatttatttatatatagacaaGGCTACCTACATATATGTAGAGTAGAGAtactttttatttcttgaaaagaaaagaaaaaaataaactgtTTCACTTCTCTAAATTAATTAGGGAAGTGAAACAGttccattaatttaatttatagacATGGATCAACTCATTATAATTAAAGTATTCGTTGGATTTGAAttccaaaaacaaataaaaattattataaactcTGAATCTGGAACATAAAAACATCAACACtaaataattcttcttttttgcATATTAACTAAATAAACATGCAAAAAAGTTTCTCCTTACGAATGCCATTGGGAGACTGCTTACCAAACTTTAATCTAGAGAAGGCGATTTGCAACCATGGATTTTTTATGATGGCTCCAAATAGTTGGAATCCTTCAACAAAAACTTTACAACGTCCTTTACGACTTGCAGACTCTGCACATTCCGTTAATGTATCAATTTCACATCCTTCAGGCGAAGACTTCCTTGCTGTTGATGTTTATGATAAAGTTTCATTAGAAGATGAGCAAAGCATAGTTAAACAAGTAGCAAGAATGCTAAGGATTTCTCAGAAAGATGAGATGGATTTAAGAGAGTTCCATGCAATTCATGCAGAAGCAAAAAATAGAGGATTTGGTCGACTTTTTCGCTCGCCTTCTCTCTTTGAAGATATTATCAAATCAATTCTGCTCTGTAATACAACGTAAGACcaagtttgtttgtttgtttatttatttatcatttggtttgttacatatatatattaattatattagcATAACTATTAATTTGGGTATACACAGGTGGCAGCGAACATTGAGAATGGCAAGGGCTCTATGCCAAGTTGAAGCTGAATTATTTCCTAATTCATTGGGGAATTTCCCAACCTCAAAACAAATAGCCAGCTTGAATGAACATGTCTTGAAAAAACGATGCAAGCTGGGATATAGAGCACGAACTATTCTTCAATTTGCCAAAAATATTGAGCTGGGGAAAATCAATATAAACGAATATGAAGAACATGTTTCGTGGAAGCCACTTTACAAAGCATTGAAGAAGAATAGAGGATTTGGTCCTTTTGTGTGTGCCAATATCATGTTTTGCATTGGTTTTTATAACAAGGTTCCATCCGATTCGGAAACAGTCAGGCATTTGAAAGAGGTGGGTTGGTTcggattaattatttttattattaattattaattaattaatctaattatcTTTTCAGGTACATTCAAGAGAGAGTTGTAACTCGAAAACAGTTGATAAATATGTGAAAGAAATTTATGATAACTATGCACCATTCTAGTGTCTAGTGTATTggtaattttaatcttaaataaataaatgataattattattaattaagtagtaattaataataaacatttacATTTGCATTTCAGGATGGAGATGTTGGAAAGCTACGAGAAGAATTTTGGGAAGCTGAGCGACTTAGATAACTCTAGTTATCATATTGTGACGGGTAgcattaaattcaagtttaaaacataaatatttacatacATTTTTTGTGCTACAAAGCAATTTGGTTgagaaaaattttggaaattctgCAGCACAAACAAGACACACCTACACCTATTTTTTGTGATAACAAATCAACAATTGCATTACCAAAGAATCCAGTTTTTCATGGTCGTTGCAAGCATATAGATATCAAGTATCACAAAATTCGAGAGTTGGTTGcaaaaaaacaaatcagcatGGAATATTGTCCAACTAGTTGTCAAGTTGCAGATATCTTTACAAAGCCATTAAAGAAGGAGTTATTTATCAAATTGAAGCAGGCACTTGTAATGACTAATCTCTTTGACTTGGTTTAAAGGAGGCACTGATATTATTAAACCAAGTCAAAACTGTTAGTGGTGGAGTATAAATAGGAGAAAATGggtttttattatataagtgAGTAGACCATGTATTTAGTTGATCATGGGTTGTTAGTGGGTTTTTAGTTGTTATTTTTCA from Mangifera indica cultivar Alphonso chromosome 8, CATAS_Mindica_2.1, whole genome shotgun sequence includes:
- the LOC123224031 gene encoding uncharacterized protein LOC123224031 translates to MPLGDCLPNFNLEKAICNHGFFMMAPNSWNPSTKTLQRPLRLADSAHSVNVSISHPSGEDFLAVDVYDKVSLEDEQSIVKQVARMLRISQKDEMDLREFHAIHAEAKNRGFGRLFRSPSLFEDIIKSILLCNTTWQRTLRMARALCQVEAELFPNSLGNFPTSKQIASLNEHVLKKRCKLGYRARTILQFAKNIELGKININEYEEHVSWKPLYKALKKNRGFGPFVCANIMFCIGFYNKVPSDSETVRHLKEDGDVGKLREEFWEAERLR